A portion of the Trichomycterus rosablanca isolate fTriRos1 chromosome 17, fTriRos1.hap1, whole genome shotgun sequence genome contains these proteins:
- the tlnrd1 gene encoding talin rod domain-containing protein 1, whose product MASIGSGKSDSEVSTSILSGSLQQRKRLSSVCDACKSKMQLVADLLLLSSETRPVMSTDGVQVAETFEKCRDTVIARTKELSIITHDIQSQLNMGKFTEVCERLVELGDLVVSLTEFSAHAAYLAAIEASGSHPAVPGLVDRYKVTRCRHEVDQTCSVLRVMPLPDLTPQLLLEVSQNILRNLTVLTDASSLASEKSKDRFAKEQFKAGVKCMSTSATALLACVKEVKTSPSELTRNRCVLFGGPLVQAVHAVVGFATEPQFLGKPATLSAEGKAVQTAILGGAMSVVSACVLLTQGLRDVSQHADNSTQMPGYRERLRQSACAVSEGCTLLSQALRERSSPRTLPPVNSHPVN is encoded by the coding sequence ATGGCTAGTATCGGCTCGGGAAAGTCCGACAGCGAGGTTTCGACGTCCATCCTGAGCGGCAGCCTGCAACAGCGGAAGAGACTCTCGTCCGTCTGCGACGCCTGCAAAAGCAAAATGCAGCTGGTGGCCGACCTGCTCCTGCTGTCCAGCGAAACCAGGCCGGTCATGAGCACGGACGGGGTGCAGGTCGCCGAGACCTTCGAGAAGTGCCGGGACACGGTGATCGCCAGGACCAAGGAGCTGTCCATCATCACTCACGACATCCAGAGCCAGCTCAACATGGGGAAGTTCACCGAGGTCTGCGAGCGACTGGTGGAACTGGGCGACCTGGTGGTGTCCCTGACCGAGTTCTCGGCGCACGCCGCCTACCTCGCGGCGATCGAGGCTTCCGGCTCGCATCCCGCCGTCCCGGGATTGGTGGATCGCTACAAGGTGACCCGATGCCGCCACGAAGTGGACCAGACCTGCTCGGTCCTGCGCGTGATGCCGCTCCCTGACCTGACTCCTCAGCTCCTCCTGGAGGTCTCCCAGAACATCCTGAGGAACCTGACCGTCCTCACGGACGCTTCGTCTCTGGCGAGCGAGAAATCCAAAGACAGATTCGCCAAGGAACAGTTCAAAGCCGGCGTCAAGTGCATGAGCACCAGCGCCACCGCGCTGCTCGCCTGCGTCAAGGAGGTGAAGACGAGTCCCAGCGAGCTGACGCGGAACCGCTGCGTGCTGTTCGGCGGGCCGCTGGTGCAGGCCGTCCACGCCGTGGTGGGGTTCGCGACCGAGCCGCAGTTCCTGGGCAAGCCGGCCACCCTCAGCGCCGAGGGCAAAGCGGTGCAGACGGCCATCCTGGGCGGCGCCATGAGCGTGGTGTCGGCCTGCGTCCTGCTCACCCAGGGTCTCCGCGACGTCTCCCAGCACGCCGATAACAGCACCCAGATGCCCGGCTACCGCGAGCGGCTGAGGCAGTCGGCCTGCGCCGTGTCGGAGGGCTGCACCCTGCTCTCTCAGGCGCTCAGGGAACGATCGTCGCCCAGGACGCTTCCGCCGGTCAACTCGCATCCTGTGAACTGA